CCCCCTTATCTCACAGCACATTATTCCCTATTCTGCAGAAAATAATGTACCACAAAAATCTTTTGACCATTATCCCCCTAGATGACAGAACAGCATTCATACACAACAAAGAACCGGACGTACTGCTCATGCGTCCGGTTCTTTGTATTCAACGATCTTCAATAGTGCATTCCCATCAGCTCCGCGTCACTGGTAATGGCATCGGTGAGCCGCTGCTGGAAATCCTGCATGGTAATCAGCCCGTCGGGGTTGGGGTAGATATTCTGCAAATGCAGGGGCACGGCCTGCGGCGGGTTATCGGCATCGATAGGTGTTTTGCCGCACAGCTGGCTGGTCGAAGGATAGACCAGTTTCAGAGCCACATAGCTTTCGCCGTCCGCGTCCTGCCATTCTTCCACCACGAGCTTCGAGCCAATGGGCGCTTCCTGCTCGATGGTTTCCGGCAGTTCGGTATCCTTGACCTCCAGGGCCCCCATCACCGATGCAATATTGGTATCATGGCCACACAGGAAGGTAAACTTGCGCTTTTGCAGGTTCAGTTCCTCCTGAAAGATGGACAGCATCGGCCGCGCCAATGCGCGGGAAAGGGTTGGGATATGACGATAGGCATGAATGCCCAAGTCTTTCACCGACGCAATATCCCGCCACTCGTTAAATGTCAGTTCATGGCCAAAGCTTGCCCGCTTGTCGCCCAATTCATAATACTGCAGGACCAGGGCATCACAGGTCATCATCAGCGGACGGATGGAACCGCCCAAATGAACGCCATCCTTGACGCTCACCTTAAACTCGCCCTTGCTGACTTCCGGATTGTCAAAAACGCCAGCTGCCGTCTTTACACCAGCTGCTACACGCTGCGTCAGGGCAGCATTGCCGCCCAAGGCCGTAAGTTCAGCGGTCAGCTTTTCATCATAAGCGGGCTTATGTCCCGCCTGCCCCGGCAAAAATACGGGGTCTGCTTCATTCACATCGCCTTTATACTGAACGGGCACATCCACATCCGGGAACATCCCCGTTTCAAAACTTCTGGCCGTGGCAATGGTGCGCTGGAAGGCATTGGCATAGAGCAGGATATCCCGCGCCTCCGGTTTATAATCCGCGGGGAACAGTTCTTCCTTCTGGAAATAAAGCCGGCAATAGGCCCCCATTTTTTCCTCAATCTGCGCGCCATGCGCGGTAAGCTCGCCGCCCTTTACACCAAAATCATGCCAAGTGTGTGCGGTAATCTCGCCCAATTTCTCCTTGCTTACCAGCGGCGCCCGGATATTGTGCCGCGACAGGACGATAACCTGCGCCAAATGATACTTGCTGTGAAATGCGTCCTGCGGCACTGCCTCCGCCTGCTGACAAAAGCACAGCACCATCAACAAAGCAGCCCAAATCTTTTTCAACAACATCCTCAATCCCTCCCCACATAGTCAAAAAAGCCCCATAAAGGGGCTTAATCATCCGTAACCATTAATAGCTGGGATGTACTTTCACATAGTCCACCGGACGGCTCCAGTCAACGTGTACTTTGGTTTCATTCCAGAGGCGGGTCAGCGCCAGTTTGAAGCTTTCCACATCGGCCAGCGGGTCGATTTCTTCCGGCGTGAAGTCCATGAGCGTCTCATGCGGCACGTTAATGCTGTGCTTTTCCCCCAGGTATTTTTCCGTCAGGCTCTTGGCCTCATCGTTGTTGATATTGACGGTTGCGCTCTTGCTCTCGCCATCGTAGTCAATCCAGCCCAAGTCCTTGCCAAAGCTGATAGCTACGCTAAATTTATTTTCCATGGTAGTATCTCCTTTAATCCTACGTTTTCTACATCTGATTATATATGATTCGGCCTTATTTTACAAATTTTTTGGGGAAATGGCCAAATTAAGTAAATATTTTCAAAAGTTTGTATTTGTCAAGTCTTGCACATGCATTTTTTTTGTGCTACTATACTAACAAAGAAGGATAAGCCTGGGGTGTGCGCGGGCTTTTGGAATGTCCAACCTACATTTATTACAGGGAGCCTGACTTGATTCTGGTGGAAGTACGCCGAGGCGTCATGCGGAAGCCAGACTTAGGGCACCCACCTGCTAGTCGCAGGTTTTGGGCATTTAAGGCAGCGGCAGTTTGGACCCCTTCTTTGAAAAGGGAGTGCTAACCTAGGGTAGCATTCCCTTTTCACGTATCTGCAGGTATCAGTGCAGATATGGGCGCAAATTGATGGCGACTTCGTTGATATGGGTAATCTTGGGGTCCGGGTTCTGCGGCATGGCCGGAGCCGGTGCATCCACCACTTCAATGTTGTCTAGCATCTGCCGCATCTGGCCGCGGATGCCTTCCAAATAGATTTCCCGCAGGTTCGCCTGCTCTTTTTTTTCTTCCTCGGTAAGTCCCGTGGAGCGCTGCTTCCGGGACAGTTCATTAATCCGGGCAATGAGTTCCTTAGTTATCATAAAAG
The Selenomonas ruminantium AC2024 DNA segment above includes these coding regions:
- a CDS encoding histidine-type phosphatase, which encodes MLLKKIWAALLMVLCFCQQAEAVPQDAFHSKYHLAQVIVLSRHNIRAPLVSKEKLGEITAHTWHDFGVKGGELTAHGAQIEEKMGAYCRLYFQKEELFPADYKPEARDILLYANAFQRTIATARSFETGMFPDVDVPVQYKGDVNEADPVFLPGQAGHKPAYDEKLTAELTALGGNAALTQRVAAGVKTAAGVFDNPEVSKGEFKVSVKDGVHLGGSIRPLMMTCDALVLQYYELGDKRASFGHELTFNEWRDIASVKDLGIHAYRHIPTLSRALARPMLSIFQEELNLQKRKFTFLCGHDTNIASVMGALEVKDTELPETIEQEAPIGSKLVVEEWQDADGESYVALKLVYPSTSQLCGKTPIDADNPPQAVPLHLQNIYPNPDGLITMQDFQQRLTDAITSDAELMGMHY
- a CDS encoding DUF896 domain-containing protein; protein product: MITKELIARINELSRKQRSTGLTEEEKKEQANLREIYLEGIRGQMRQMLDNIEVVDAPAPAMPQNPDPKITHINEVAINLRPYLH